The genomic DNA CCAGTTGCTTACTAATAAATTGCGTATCGAAAAGCTCAGCACTCTTGGGGAGGCTGTCGGTAACTACTACGCTTGCCTGCTTCTGGAGTTTATTTATTACTCTTTGCGTAGCAATAGCGGCTGACAACTGGTCGTTATTAGGCTCGCGACCTGTAATTATCAATATATTATGAGCTTGCTTAATGAGCTCGCTGGCCTGTTGTTTTGGGGTTAATTCGTTTTGCATATGTATAAAAATTATTTAATTACGATATTATACACATGATAAGCATTATTGTCAAGAGCTGAGGGCTGTCTAGCTCAGTGGGCTTGCTAAAATACAGAATTATAGTAAAATAATATTATGAATAACCAAAGCAAAAATACCTTCCCGATTTATTCGCGGATGTCTACCCGTACAGCGGTGGGGTTTGCTTTGGCTTATCGAATGATCTAACCGGTTACTAACAGTTTCTGATATCCGATGAGCCTCCATTCAAGAAGATGGAGTTTTTTATCTTAATACAAGAAACGCCACTTCGCTAGGAGGCCCATCGGGTCTCGGAAATTCCGAGATCTGCACCTAACTACCTCTAAGGGAGTAGCTATGGCCTATGGATTGCCAATGAGCTTCAGCAATGGCGTTGAGAATAAGCAAGAACCCCGCATTATCATGCGAGGCTACCAAGAAGGCGAAGGTACGCTTATGGCGAAGGCCATAAGCCGAGTAAATATACAGCGTTACATTATGCTCTCTGCCACACAAACTCCAGCAATGGAAGAAGCGTGGATGGAGCAGGCAGCTACACTCAAGGATGATTGCACATGGGCGATTTGTATCGCTCAAGACAGCTCAGATGAGCTTGGCACACCGATTGGTAGCACTGGCTTGCACCGCATTGAAGACGGCAGAGCGCATTCGGGTATTGTCATTTATGACGACTCATTCTGGCACCAGGGCATCGCCAGTGCCTGCCATCGCGCCAGAAGCCTCTATGCTCACCAAGTACTAGGCATTCGTGCCGTCGATAGCTATGTCATCAGTGGCAATGATGCCAGCCTAAACGCCCTACAGGGCGTCGGTTATACGCGCACAGGTACTCAATACAGCCACAGCATTGTCGGCGGCAAGGTCTGTCATGTTGATAATCTGACATGGGTCAATCCGTACCGGCACCAGTGGGATTATTTTTGGGGGGATAATGAGCCTCCCGAGGAGTTTAATATCTCGCGCCGTAAAGCAGAATTGGCTATTGAGCGAGCCAGAGCAGATGTCACCTTTATGTGACGACGGGTATGTTATTGCATGGGGCCAGGTTTTTACCTGGCCCCATTTACTTTGACATTTTCCACCACAGTATAGATCCCTGGAATGATATTGTTTATCAATGCCTAGTTACGGCTAAGCTCAGAGTCTTTACAGATACGGCTAAATAAGCTATACTACTCTCTATAACTTTTTAGAAAGACATATTTAAACATGCCAGTAATCAAATCCGCAATTAAGAGAGTTCGCCAGGCAAAAAAGCGCAAAGCCTACAATGTTAGTGTAAAATCTTCTGTTAAAGCTAAATTCAAGGCCGTACGCGACGAAATTGCCACAGGCAAAATTGAAAACAGCCAAGAACTTATCGCTGCTATCAAAGAAATTGATGTAGCTGTCCGCAAAGGCGTTATCAATAAGCACTCTGCTGCTCGCAAAAAGAGCCGTCTAGCCAAGAGCTATAACTCAGTTGCCGCAAAACCATATGGCACAGAAGCCCCGGGCAAACCAGGCGAGAAGAAAAAAGCCATCAAAAAGCCAGCGGCCAAAAAGACTCCAGCAAGCAAAGCTAGCACTAAAAAGCCAGCGGCCAAAAAGTCCCCTCTAAAGAAGTAACTATTTAACCCCTCCAACCAAGAGGGGTTAAATACTACTAATTTTCACACAATCTATAGATGAGTTCTGTTACAGCCTCAGGCGAGGCTAGCTGACCCGTCTTGATAGCTATATCGGCCCTAGCGATCAATGCATAGGCTTTTTTTATGTCAGCTATTTCTAGCCCCCCAGATATTGCTCTTGCCTTCTGCAGCGGATAAGGAGACAGGCGATATGCCTTGGTGAGTTCGGGATTATTTATTACAACTACCATTAGCACCCTGAACTGATATGTTATAGCCCCGATAATTAGCTGGTCTGCTACGCCTTGAGTTGTCAGCTGCTTGTACAAAATAATGCAGCGCCTAATATCCTTGCCAACCAAGGCTTCGGCCAGATCAAATGAAGTACTTTCTATGCTTTCTGTGGCCAGCTCGGCGATTGTTTCTTTTGTTATAGTCTTACTATAGCTACTGAGCTTAATCAGCTCATTGTGCAGCGTCCATTGGTCCTGCCCTACATAATCTATAAGGTAACTCACGACCTTAGGATCGATAATTGCGCCGAGACGGCTAGACTCTAGCTTGACCCATTTGATCAAATCATACCTTTCCAGAATTTTATACTCCTTTGCTCCGTCTAGCTTACTAAGCTGCTTAAAAACAGCTGTGCGTTTGTCGGGGTTGGCATCTATAAGTACCAAATTAGTGCTAATTGGTGTTGAATCTACCAGCTGACCCAGCTGCTCGGAGGTTGGCTTGGCCAGACTTATGCCGTCGACCAATATAAGCCTGCTACTTACAAACATCGGCACGGTGGCAAGGTTTTCGAGTAACCCCCCTATCCCCTTGCTGGCAATATCGACCCTGCTGTAATCACCTTCCTGGCCTGTCTTAGAAAGGTATCTAGACTTAATTAACCCCAGCTGACGATTGATAGCAAAGCTGTTTTTACCATATAAATATATAACCATTAGCTACAGTTCTCCATTGGATAATTATACCTGAAAGATCCAGCCATCCAAACCTATTGATCTTCGGGTCTTTAGAGTCTGTCTCGAGGTGGGCGCTGACAATGCTCGCAAATATGAGTGCCTCGGCCGGCAACCCGAATTTTTATGATTTGTCTTCCGCAGACTGGACAGCTAGTGCCTTCCCTTCTAAAAACTTTTGCAAACTTAAGGTAGCTACCCTTATTACCATTGGCATCTACATAGTTTTTATCGCTACTGCCGCCCAATTCAATGCTCAACTTCATAATTGCCCGCAAACTAGAATAAAGCCTTTTTAGCTTGATGGTACTGACATCGCCCACTTTTGTAGCTGGGTGAATTCTAGCTGAAAAAAGCCCTTCATCGGCATAGATATTGCCCACGCCCGCCAGCACAGTTTGGTCCAATATGGCAGCCTTAATAGTAGTATTCTTTCGGCGCTGGAGCGCACTATTGAATTGTTCAAAAGTATAGCTATCGCTTAGTGGCTCTGGCCCTAGCTTGCTCAAAAACGAATTAGAATCATATAAACCCTTAGATTTTTCTAGCTTTACCCAACCAAACTTTCGCTGATCATTAAAAAATAATGTTCCGCGACCAAAATTGATGGTTACGCGAGTAGATTTATTGGGCAATTTATCTATCAGGCTATCGTTGGGATGGCCGCCCCCAAAGCCCTTACCATTGTTTGGCCGATACACTAGCTGACCGGTCATTTTCAGATGAATCAATACACTATACCCAGACGATAGTGGAATAATAATAACCTTACCCCGGCGATTTACAGCCTCTACCGTGGCGCCAATAAGCACCCTATCTACTAGGGCCTGGCTATTAGGGAAGCCTTTTGGCCAATCAAAAGTCAGGCTCTTAGCCTGTAATCCTGGCAAGAAGCCCTGCAACCCCAGCCTGACAGTTTCAACTTCTGGTAACTCTGGCATAGCGAAAGTATGACAGAGTCAAGCGTCTGTAACAACTAGATGCAGGCATATGGGCGTGTTACTGTTGGCTACTGTACCTCTAAGGGCTTGATTATATGATGTAATAATTGTATATTACAAAAAGTTCATCGACAAAAGGAGAAAAGCAGTGAATAAGGTACTAAGATATTGGCTAG from Patescibacteria group bacterium includes the following:
- a CDS encoding GNAT family protein, producing the protein MAYGLPMSFSNGVENKQEPRIIMRGYQEGEGTLMAKAISRVNIQRYIMLSATQTPAMEEAWMEQAATLKDDCTWAICIAQDSSDELGTPIGSTGLHRIEDGRAHSGIVIYDDSFWHQGIASACHRARSLYAHQVLGIRAVDSYVISGNDASLNALQGVGYTRTGTQYSHSIVGGKVCHVDNLTWVNPYRHQWDYFWGDNEPPEEFNISRRKAELAIERARADVTFM
- the rpsT gene encoding 30S ribosomal protein S20 produces the protein MPVIKSAIKRVRQAKKRKAYNVSVKSSVKAKFKAVRDEIATGKIENSQELIAAIKEIDVAVRKGVINKHSAARKKSRLAKSYNSVAAKPYGTEAPGKPGEKKKAIKKPAAKKTPASKASTKKPAAKKSPLKK
- the holA gene encoding DNA polymerase III subunit delta; this encodes MVIYLYGKNSFAINRQLGLIKSRYLSKTGQEGDYSRVDIASKGIGGLLENLATVPMFVSSRLILVDGISLAKPTSEQLGQLVDSTPISTNLVLIDANPDKRTAVFKQLSKLDGAKEYKILERYDLIKWVKLESSRLGAIIDPKVVSYLIDYVGQDQWTLHNELIKLSSYSKTITKETIAELATESIESTSFDLAEALVGKDIRRCIILYKQLTTQGVADQLIIGAITYQFRVLMVVVINNPELTKAYRLSPYPLQKARAISGGLEIADIKKAYALIARADIAIKTGQLASPEAVTELIYRLCEN
- the mutM gene encoding bifunctional DNA-formamidopyrimidine glycosylase/DNA-(apurinic or apyrimidinic site) lyase — protein: MPELPEVETVRLGLQGFLPGLQAKSLTFDWPKGFPNSQALVDRVLIGATVEAVNRRGKVIIIPLSSGYSVLIHLKMTGQLVYRPNNGKGFGGGHPNDSLIDKLPNKSTRVTINFGRGTLFFNDQRKFGWVKLEKSKGLYDSNSFLSKLGPEPLSDSYTFEQFNSALQRRKNTTIKAAILDQTVLAGVGNIYADEGLFSARIHPATKVGDVSTIKLKRLYSSLRAIMKLSIELGGSSDKNYVDANGNKGSYLKFAKVFRREGTSCPVCGRQIIKIRVAGRGTHICEHCQRPPRDRL